ATTGCAGGAAGGTCTTATTCAAGGGATTATTCTTCGGATTCTACGGCAGCTTTGGTGCTCAATGAGGCAGCCGCAAGACAGTATGGCTATGTCAATCCAGCTGACATTGTCGGGAAAAAATTTGATCAATGGGGAAGGGCCGGTACAGTAATCGGTGTGGTCAAAGATTTTAATTTTATATCCTTACATAATACTGTAGAACCTCTGACTTTGCCATTTGAGGCTTATGCAAGTCGGTATATGAGTTTGAAAGTCGATGGTGAAAACTTGCCATCAACCTTGTCTCAGATTGAATCTAAATGGAAAGAATTGGTACCGCATCGACCTTTTATTTATAGTTTTCTGGATGAAGATTTCAACAGGCAATACGAATCTGATTTCAGGTTCAGGCAGATCTTTACCACTTTCTCAGTCTTGGCAATTTTAATTGCCTGCCTGGGTCTGCTGGGCTTGGCTACCTATACAGCTGAACAAAGAACCAAAGAAATAGGAATCAGAAAAGTACTGGGTGCCGAAGTTTCTAGTATTGTCGCTTTGCTGTCCCGGGATTTTATCAAGCTGGTATTGGTAGCGATTATCCTTGCAATCCCGGTTACCTGGTATGCCATGAACAGTTGGCTGGAAGGATTTGCCTATAGAATTGAGATCGAATGGTGGGTCTATTTATTGGCGGGATCAGGTGCAGTGATTGTGGCATTGGCTACCATCAGTTCTCAGGCAATAAAGGCAGCTTTGATGAATCCGGTGAAGAGTTTGAAAAGTGAGTAAAATAGAAGCAAGATACAAGAACCAAAAATCAAGACTTTGGAAAATTTAGAAAGATGAATTTGGAGTGAAAATCTAATGTATTGATTCAAGTTTGCCTGATCACAGTAAAAAATAAAAATTTTATCCAATTTAGATCCAATAAACTTTATGCAATTGACTAAATAATTTGAATTCTATCTCCAGAACTACAGCCACTACAACATTTCAAACATGCTAAAAAATTATTTCAAAATCGCATGGAGAAGTCTTTCCAAAAGGAGGCTTTTCACTTTTATCAACCTCACCGGTTTGGTCTTGGGCCTAAGTTCTTTCCTGTTGCTGTTTTCTTTTGTAGCATCTGAATGGACCTACAATGATTTTCATACCAACAAGGATAATATATACCGGCTTGTGGTGACGGATGGGGTAAATGAACCTGAGGTCTATCTTCCTCCAGGATATGCTGCAGTCTTGGAATCCCAATTTACCGACATCAAAACCGCCAACATTCTTGCCAGTCAGATCGCAGGTGGATTGGTCATCATCCCCGAAACCAAGGAATCTTTTAAGGAAGATTGGGTGATGTATGCAGATGGGGATTTTTTCAGGTCCTTTTCCTTTCCGGTCTCTAGCGGCAATGCTGACCTGACCCAGCCAAATACAGTGGTGATTTCATCCAAACTGGCTAAGAAGTTCTTTGGCAATGAAAACGGGATAGGTAAAACAATTCAGGTAAGCAACCAATTTGGAAAGTCAGATTATACAGTTACCGGGATTTTGGAGGACATTACCGTCCGATCGGATATCAAAGGGGAAATGTTCCTCTCCATCCATACTTTGGAAAATGCAGCCAACCGCAATGGAAACGATTGGGCAGATCCAAATGGAATGGATTCGGGTTTTGTCAACCTCTATGTCACTCTCAAAGATGGTTCAGACAATAAAGGCCTTGCCGATCAGATTAGCCAATTTATCCGACAAAATCCGGAGGCAAAAGACGAGACTGTCATCTTGCAGCCGCTTTCTGAGATCCACTTGGGCAATTCCCTGACAGACCCTTTACCAACCCAAGGCAGTATGGGAACTGTTTTGGTATTCGCAGCAATTGGCCTGATGATCGTAGGGATCGCTTATGTCAATTACCTTAACCTCTCTGCGGCAAACATCCTGACACGCATCAAGGAAATCCGGATGAGAAAAGTATTGGGCGCGGACAGTTGGCAGCTTGCGCAGCAGTTTATGATGGAGACTTTTATGCTTATGCTATTGGCTTTTGGTTTGTCCTTTTTGATCGTCAATCTCATCGAAGTACCCTATGAAAGGCTCTTCGGCCAACCACTTTGGTTTGGGGCCTTTTTCCAACCGGTATTTTGGTTGGTGATTACTGCTGTCCTATTGCTTTGCACCCTACTTTCAGGATTTTATGTGGTGGCCCTTTCGGGAAAATTTGGACATCAGTTTCAGATCACTTTCCAACCGAAAAGCAGCCAAACCCTCAAGAAAACCTTGGTTATCCTGCAATTTGCGATTTCAGTGACCATCATCATCGGGACCATCGCCATCCGTGACCAACTCAGCTTTATGCAAAACCAAAACCTGGGAATGGACCTCGCGCAGAAGCTTGTGATAGACGGGCCGAGTGACTTGGGTGAAAACGGTGCTTCCAAAGTTTCCGCCTTCAAGTCTTCACTCAGGTCTCAGGCTTTTGTAGAGAAATTGAGTACTTCCAATGCCTTGCCCGGAATCGGGTATAATTTCTTCGCAAGTGGGATTACCCCGATGGTGCCACGGCCCGAGGACAAGGACAAATCCTATGGCATGATGATTATGGATGAGGAATTTATTGACACCTATGGCATGAAATTGGTGGCTGGAAGGAATTTTTCCCCGGAGGAAGCCAATCAGGGATGGAGCCAATCCAAGAAACTGATGCTCAATGAAAATGCCGCTTTGGAATTTGGTTTTGAATCCGCAGAGGCAGCAGTGGGTCAAAGTATCCTTTGGGGAGAACCTTATGAAATTTTGGGTGTGGTCAAAGACTACCACCACATGTCGCTCAAAGAAGAGATCATGCCTATGATTTTTTTACCTTCTCAGGCAACGGGATATTTCAGTATGGTGGTCAGCAGCGATCAGATGAAAGGCAATCTTGAATCCATCAAGACGATCTATGAAGAGATTTTTCCAGGTAATCCCTTTGCCTATTTCTTTATAGATGAGCGGTATGCCACCCAATACCAACAGGAACAGCAATTGGGACAGGCTTTTTTGGTAGGAGGGATCATCGCGATCCTGATATCCTGTATGGGATTATTTGCTTTGGCGGCGTATACCGTGCAGCAGAAATCCAAGGAAATTGGGATTCGCAAAGTACTCGGAGCTAGCAGCCAAAGCCTTATCCAATTGGTCAGCAAGGATTTTGTAATCTTGGTGGGGATTGCTTTGGTGTTGGCCTTTCCGATTTCTTGGTGGGCGCTTGGTGCATGGCAGTCAGGGTTTCCTTACAAGGCAGGAATTTCTATTTCCACCTTTCTATTGGCGGGAGGTCTGACGCTGTTGATTGCTTTGTTGACTGTCGGTTCACAAGCCCTAAAGGCAGCTTGGGCCAATCCGGTGGATTCGATTAAGGATGAATAGGTAATTTAATTATTGGGCAATCGAAAAAACCAATTCCATCTGTGGATATCTGAGCAATCTGTGAGAAATAATTTTACTCAAAGCACCTCCACGATCTTTCGCTTTCAATTAGACTTATTCCAATAAATCCTCAGGTTATTGGTGGACCTTCCTGAAGCAATGATATCGGGTTTTCCATCCCCATCGAGATCGGCTATCTGCAGGTCCTCACAGGCCATCCCGTTTTTGTCCAGCCAGTATTCCTCAAAATCTGCGAAAGAACCTTTTTTTGGTGTATATATTTTGATTCCAATGTCTCCATCAATGTTTGGAACTCGCCAACCGGCTACAACCTGTTGGACACCATTTCCCAAAAAATCGCCCCATCCAATCGCATGACCGTCTTTCAATGAGGCATCCAATTCTATCCTTGTTGGATGATCATTGTTGATTTCCTTTGTTTCATAAACTGCGACCATATTTCCATGCATGGGTTCTACAGTCGCCAAAGCTTTGTTGCCGCTTGGTAAATGCTGCAATCTCAGTTCCCCGACTGCATTATCTTTCACCAAGCGCTCCACCTTTGATTGGTTAGTCCATTTCCCTTCCCTGAAAGAAAATATTTTTACGCCTTCCCGTCCTCCGACCAAAATCGATTCTCCTGAACCATCCTCCAATTCAACAATATCCAGGTTATGGGTGAGGTGCATGGAAGCATCTATCAGCTGGGTAGTCCAAGCTTGGGTTGGATCACCGGGAGGTTGGTAAGCCAAAACCTTTACGCCGGCACCTTGCCCCATCTTATTGCCTCGTCCATGAAGGGGGAGGACTATCAGTTGGTAATTGTTGTCAGCTGTTTTTGCCCAACGCATGCGGTGGACTGTAGGTTCATGGTGGAGTTGGACCGGAGTCCATTTTTGGGTTGGGTCATCGGGGCGGATCAGGTAATGCACTGAACCGGATTTTTCGGGATCTGAAGTTTCACCCGGATTCCATTGGGCCCCGACAGCGACTTCTACTCTGCCATTTCCATTGATGTCCCTTGCCGCGATGCAGACATTATCAAATTCGGTCAGGTTCTCCACCATCACAAATCTCTTCCAGTCCCCATTTCTGTACCAGACAATTTCTGTTTTGTCCACCAGCAGGATATCCGGTTTCCCGTCACCATCAACATCTCCTATGGCCAAACCATAGCCTATGGCTACATCGGAGTCGATTTCCTGTATTTCGAATTTGGGTTCGGTTGGGCTGTAAGCCGAAAGGAGGTAGAGTAAGAAGAGTAGTTGATTCATCTGTTGGAAATTTGGGGCAGAATAAAGATAAGGAAAAAATGGGATAGGTGCGGGTGAGAACAATAATTCAATGGAATTGAAAATTAGGGATTCATATTGTATTCAATCATTGAATTATTTAAATTTAGTTTTTTGAACAAAAAATTATTTAATTTATTAATGATTACATTATAATAAACTTATTTATGAAATTTCTGAAATTGATTTTAACCAGTCTGTTTATTCTATCTTTCCTTTATCCAACCACAGTAACCAATGCCTGCACCCGCGTAGTCTATCAGGGACCAAATGGCAATATCATTACGGCCAGGTCTATGGATTGGAAGGATGAGATTCCTGCAGATATTTGGTTATTTCCTCGAGGTATGAACAGAAATGGTGCCGTGGGCCCAAATTCCGTTACTTGGAGATCGAAATATGGAAGTGTCGTTACAAGTGCATTTGATATCAGTAGTACCGATGGTATGAATGAAAAGGGCTTGGTGGCCAATTTGCTTTGGTTGGCCGAATCAACTTACCCTGAATATGATGGTAAAGGAAAAGGGCTTTCCATAGCGGCTTGGGTCCAGTATATGTTGGATAATTTTGCCACGGTCGCTGAAGCAGTAGATGCTATGAGAAACAGGGATTTTGAAGTTGTGTCGGCCAATATTCCGGGAACAGCAAGGTTGGCGACATTGCATTTGTCCATTTCAGATGCCAATGGCGATAATGCCATATTTGAATATGTGGATGGGAAAATGTTGATTCATCATGATAGGTCATACAATGTCATGACCAACTCACCTGTTTTCGATCAACAGTTGGCCTTGAATGCTTATTGGAAGTCCATTGGAGGTCTGCACATGCTTCCGGGAACCAATAGGGCTGCAGACCGATTTGCACGGGCCTCTTTTTATATTCATGCCATTCCTCAAACCGACGATATGCGGATTTCGGTGGCTTCGGTTTTTTCGGTGATCAGAAATTGTTCCGTTCCTTTTGGGATTTCCTCCGAGGAAGAACCTAATATTTCTTCCACAAGGTGGAGGTCTGTATCGGATCAAAAAAACCTGGTCTACTATTTCGAAACAGTATTGACACCCAATACTTTTTGGGTGGATATCAGCAAGGTGGATTTTTCCGAAAAGGCAACAGTCAAAAAGTTGAGTGTTTCCAACCATGAGACTTATGCAGGGAATACCAATAAGCTGTTTAAGACAGCAAAGGCATTTGAATTTGCCGGGATTTGAATTCTTGGAGGATGAAAGAATTTTTTGGTTTTGTTTTCAGTCGGATAAATATTTAAATTGAGTCTCGGATTTTATTTTAATTCAAAAAATATAGAAACATGAATATAGTTGAATTACAATTGAAACTACATCAGGCCATAGATTCTATAACTGATAGGTCAACCTTAGAGGTGCTCAATAAATTATTGAGTTCAGATAAAGGGCCTTTTGCGAAAATGTCTCTTAAAGAGTACAATGATGCGATAGAAAAAAGCCTTCAACAAATAAAAGAAGGAGAATTTGTATCAGTTGAAGATTTGGAAAAAGAATCAGATATTTGGTGAAAGCGAAAAAAGTTATTTGGTCAAAAAAGGCCGTAGAATCCTTGAAGTATTATCACGATTTCATAAAAAAAGATTCCCCTAGCGCTGCTATCAAAGTCAAACAAGAGATTATTAATGCTAGTAAGAGTTTAGCAACTGATCCAGAGAAATACCAGTTAGATGAGTTTATTCCAAATAATCCTGGAAATATCAGGAGATTTTTTAGATGGAGTTACAGAATTGTATATCAAGTCAATTTTAACTCTATTGATATTTTGAACGTGATCCATACAAGCCAAGAACCTGAAAAGTAAATCACAATTTTATTCTGTTCGATTTTTTGAATAATTGAATTCTATGCTGATCGATAACTTCGTTTAAAATTTTCAATAAGTACCTTTTCATAATCTATTTTTTATAATTTAGCCTTATCCAAAATTTGACACATGAAAAGAAGAAACTTCCTGTTCGGTTTGGCATTGGGTTCGGGTGCCTTGGCCATATCTCCATTTCAGCAACTATCTGCAAAAGACGGGTTGTCCCGAAAAGTTTCTGTCTCCGAAAACAACAGAAGCTTTCAAGCTGATGTCATAATTGCCGGCGGGGGTCTTGGTGGCTGTGCATCTGCTTTGGCAGCTTTACGGAATGGACTTTCTGTGGTGATGACCGAAGAGACAGATTGGATTGGCGGACAGATTACCCAACAGGGTGTGCCACCTGATGAACACCCTTGGATTGAGACACACGGGGCACCTGAATCTTACAGGTATTTTAGAACTGCTGTCCGGGAATACTATAAAAACAATTATCCATTGACGGAAGAGGCTGCTTCCAAGGAATTTTTGAATCCGGGAGATGGGTCGGTTTCACGGCTTTGCCACGAACCGAAAGTTGCTTTGGCGGTTTTGCATGCCATGCTTGCCCCTTTTGAAAGTACTGGGAAATTGGTGCTACTGCTCAACCATCAAGTAAAATCAGCAGATTATCAAGGGAACAGGGTCAAATCCTTAACAGCAAAATCCCTGCTTTCCGGTAAAGAAGTGTTGCTAACGGCACCCTATTTTGTTGATGCTACGGAACTTGGGGACCTATTGCCTTTGACCAAAACAGCTTATGTCACCGGAACAGAGTCGAAAGCTGAAACAGGTGAACTCCATGCCCCCGTAAAAGGAAATCCTGAAAATAACCAATCTTTTACAGTTTGTTTTGCCATGGATTATGTCAAAGGAGAGGAATGGACCATTCCGAAACCTGCGGATTATGATTTTTGGAAAAATTATGTTCCTGATCTAACTCCGCCTTGGCCGGGCAAAATGTTGGCCATGCACTATTCCAATCCACAGACTTTACAGCCCAAATCCTTGGGATTTCACCCCGAGGGCTTTCCCACCGGTGACCTGTTGAATCTTTGGCTTTACCGCAGGATTTTGAATAAGAACAATTTCACTCCAGGACTCTATTCAGGTGATATCAGCTTGGTCAATTGGCCCCAGAATGATTATATCCCCGGCAACATCGTGGATGTCAGTGAAGCAGAATTTCAAAAGCATTTCAATGGCGGAAAACAATTGAGTTTATCCTTTCTGTATTGGTTGCAGACAGAGGTGGAAAGACCTGATGGAGGCAAAGGTTGGAAGGGGCTTCGGCTTAGAAATGATGTGATGGGTACCGAGGATGGAATGGCCAAATATCCTTATGTCAGGGAATCAAGAAGGATAAAAGCTCTTTTCACTGTTTTGGAAGAACATGTGGGCAAAGAGCAAAGGGCTTCGGTTTCAGGATTGTCCGGGGATGAACTGAAAGCAGCTACTTTTGATGACAGTGTCGGCATCGGTTATTACCATATCGATTTGCACCCCAGTTCCAGAGGAGATAACTACATTGATTTTCCATCGCTTCCCTTTCAGATTCCATTAGGTGCCTTGATTCCCCAAAACATGGAAAACCTGCTTCCTGCCAACAAAAACATCGGCACAACCCATATCACCAATGGTTGCTACAGATTACATCCCGTGGAATGGAGTATAGGCGAAGCAGTCGGCATGTTGGTGCCTTTTGCAATAGCCAAAAATGTTACCCCAAAAACCGTAAGAGAGGATAAAACGCTTTTAAGGGAATTTCAGGCAATGGTTAGGAGTCAGGGAGTGGAGACGGAATGGTAGTCCCCCCAGACCTTTGAGGTTTTTTTTTAACCTCGAAGGTCTTTTTAGAGCCGAGATGCGAGAAGCGAGAGACTAGGACAAAGACCCAAGAGCCAAGACAGAGAAGTGAGTGTTAAGCACTGAATTTACTTTACACTTTTTTCTATTATTAGAGATTCATCACTTCGCTGGAGGATTAGATTAAAAAACTCAGACCTTCTCGGAGCTCGTTCTGAATGAGGACGCACTTTTTAACATCGGTCATCGGTCATCTGACTTCCCACCCCTCAATCATTCCTCAAATAGTCCACCGGATTACTGGATGCAGTTTTGAAAGATTGATAGCTAACTGTCAGCCAGGCAATAACGATGGAGATCAATCCGGCTCCCAATATCATCAGGATATCAATCTTAATCCTATAGGCAAAATTCTTAAGCCAGAAGTTATTCATGATGTAATAACTCAGTGGCCCTGCTATGATAAAGGAAAGTAGAACGAGTAGGGTAAAGTCCTTACTTAAAATAGTTACTAAATTGGCTAATGACGCTCCCAGCGCCTTCCTTATACTGATTTCTTTAGACCTTTGTTCGGTTGTATAAGCAGCCAATCCAAACAATCCCAAACAAGCAATGCCGATTGCCAAAATGGTAAAAACCAATATGATATTACCCATTTTTTGTTCAGACTTAAAGAGGGAGTTAAAGTTTGCGTCAATAAAAGAATACTCGAAGGCGTTTCCATTGCTATGTTTTTTCCATATGGTTTCCAATAAAGCAATTTTTTCAGCCACATTTCCAGGAGTCATTTTGATGGCCATTTCATAATTGGGTTCTGAGCCCAAAGACATGATCAATGGCCTTACGGTATGATGAAGGGACTCAAAGTTAAAATCTCCGATGACCCCTATAACTGTTTTTTCCACAGGCTCCTCATTATTTCCCCAGAAACCAGCCACTCTTTGCCCTCCATCTATTTCTGTCCATCCCATTTGTCTGAAAGCAGTTTCATTCAAAATAATAGCTGCCGAATCACTGATGAAATCCCTGGAAAAAAACCTTCCCTGAACCATTTTGTAACCCATGGCATCCAAATGTTCGTGGTCCACAAAGTTAAGGTTACATAAAAAATCCTGGCCTGTGTCAGAGGTTTTGAACACACTGTTCCAATCAATGTTTGGGGGTAGGGAGTTAGCAAAACTTGCAGGTCCAAATTCAGCATATGACATAACCTCATTTTTGAATGCTTTGGCATTTTGTCCCAAAGACATGGTGTGCAGTAAGTTGATGACATTTTCCTTCTCGAATCCCAAATTTTTGTCCTGCATATATTTTAGTTGTTTATAAACTACCATACTGCTGATAATCAGGGAAATGGAAACAAGGAATTGAAAAATTACAAGACCGTTTCTAAAGGAGGATCTTTTGGCAGCATTTCTGATTTTACCCTTCAATACATGGGCAGGATTGAAGGAAGTCAGGTAAAATGCAGGATAGGAGCCTGCCAAAACGCCTATAAGAACAGCAAAAATCATCAATCCTATGGGGACCAACGGATTTAGGAAGATCCATAGATCAAGGCTTTTCCCGGAAAGGTTATTGAATGGCCTCAATAGAATCAAAATCAGGATTGTTGCAATGAATGTGGAAATCAGACTATAAAGAATAGATTCAGATAAAAACTGACCTACAAGTTTGGAGCGGAGGGCCCCCACCGACTTTCTCACACCTACCTCTTTGGCACGGTTGGCAGATCTGGCAGTGGAAAGGTTCATGAAATTGATACAGGCTATAATAATAATAAATAAGGCAACCGCACCGAAAATATAAAGATACTGGATATTACCTGTAGGTTTGATTTCATCCTGAAGGTTGGACTTGAGGTGAATGTCCAACATGGGCTGCAGGAAGAATCCGGCGCTGTTTCCTGCGGCTTTGAACTGCTCCATGGAAATTCCGAGAAACTTCTCTATTTCCAAACCAAAATATTTGGTGATAAAGATATCCAAAGCTTCCTGGACTTTGTTGGCATCAGCCCCGGGATGAATCTTAAAATAGGTATACAAATTAGAACTTGACCATTGTTCATTTTTCATGTAGTCCCAACTTTCCCCCGAAAGGATCATATCAAAGTCCAGATGGGAATTATGGGGAGGGTCTGCCACAACACCTGTCACTTCACTTGCTCTTTTTTCAGACCCGCGCAATATAATTTTGCCTAAAGGATTTTCTTCTCCAAAGTACTTTTTAGCTCCTGATTCAGTGATTATTAACTTATCCGGCCCTACCAAGGCCGTTTTTGGATCTCCTTGAAGCAATTCAAATGTAAAAAAATCAAAGAAGTTGGGATCAGCAACCATCATCTTATCTTCTGTAAAAGTTTTGTCCTCATACTGCATGGGCATAGTTCTGAAAATCCCAAAGCGGATAGCATCTTCAACTTCCGGAACTTCCTCCATCAAAGCCCGGGACATTGGCGCTGGCGTCATGGCTACTTCAAACGCATTGTCCTGCATCTTGCCCTGCATATAAACCCTGAAAATGTATTCTCCATCCTTTTGGAACTTGTCATAACTGAGTTCATCGATGATATATATGCTAATAAGAATACTGGCAGCTATGCCGAGACTCAATCCCAGAATATTGATGGCCGAGTAGCCCTTTTGTCGGACCATGATGCGCCACGCGGTAAGAAAATAATTTTTGAGCATGTTCTTATTGGATTTTCAAGAATATTTCAAGAGAAGTGCCAATAAAAAAAATGCCTTAAAACTCTGTTTTCAGGGTTTTATAACAAAACAGATGAACGAATTTGAACAATTTTGTAGCAATGGTGGACATATAAAAAGCTTTTCTTAACAAAACATTAAGGGTGATCACATCTTTTGACCCAATATTTGAATGGCATTTTAGAAGCCCATGTTAGGGAACTCTTTAAAAATGGTTTAATCGTTACTATTCCAAATATCATAAGTGGTCTTCCAGGTGCCATCCGACTGCCTTTCCAGAATATTTAGATATTTGGATTCAGAATAGATTTTTTCACCACCTGATTTGGGCGTGAGCCAAACTTTGGCAAAACCTCTTCCATAAGCCAAATCACCATCGACTTTGACATCTTCATAGCCACTTTCCAACGCTGTTTCAAATTCATCAAAAATAGACTGATAGTATTCCTCAATGGCTTTTTGACCTCTTTTGGTAGGAAAATCAGGTGCCATCAAATAGGCATCATCAGTAAAATGTTTTGCGATTCCGGCGGCATTTCCTTCATTGAATGCTTTTGCCCTTTCTGCGGAAATTGAAGTGATAGTATTCACATCTGAATTTACTTCCATCTTTTTGTTTTGATCGCAGCTAATTATAAAAGTCAAAATTATCAGTACTGAAAAGAAGTTGAGATAAAATTTCATGGAATTGAGGTTTTTTTTGAACGAAATCGAATGTCTTATTAGGTCATAAATCATCAGTTTCAATTACATTAAAAATCCATTTTCCTCAGGGTAGGGGCCAGGAATATCTTTATCCTCGAGCATTTCCCTCAAATCAATTTCTATAGATCGGGCTATCGAGGAAATGGGGACATCGTTATAGGCCGCTTCAAAAGGATTTTCAGAATAATCACCGATTCTGTCCATGAGGAAAAAAATCCAGATAATCAGACCTGAAAAAGGAATGGTAAGCCAAACATGCAATACTTTGGAAGACTCAAAAATATTCAATAAACCAAATGGAATCAGGGCACAGAACACATAATTCATCCATAAAGCTGTAGAGGCATACTGTCTGGGTAAAGGGAAATTTTTAATCCTTTCACACATTCCCTGATTGTCAAAAAATCTACTGATGAACTGATGTAGCCAAACATGCTTATAATCAGAAATAAGTCCTTTAGCCTTCAATTCCTGGATCACCTCTGTTTGTTTTTTCAAGATATGGGTAGGGATATTTGTTTTTTTTATGTAATAATCCCATTCATCCTGACTGATAAACAACTCCAAATCATCTTTTAATTCATTGGTATAATTGTCTCTGAAAGTAGGAGTAAACACAAGCTTGAGCGGATCTTCATCGTGTTCCCATGATTTTTTTTTGCGCAATAAATATTTAAGGGCATGCAACCAGGCTAGATGTCGGTATATGATGCTTTTCTTGAGTTTTTTGACTTCATCTGTATTTTCACCTTCCAACAAAGTCAAAATTGCCGTAGTGAAACTCCTGCTGTCATTGAAGATGGCGCCCCAGATTTTTCTCGCCTCCCAAGTTCTATCGTATGAACTGTTGTTTTTGAAACCCAGATAAAAGGCCACTGCTATACCGATGACACTGATTGGTTCCCAAGGCAGAGTGATTTCCAAACCGGTAATCTCATAGAAGATGATGATAAGTGTTGAATACAGCAGTCCGTTGATCAGGGATTTTCTTGACCACCTTAATGTCATCCAAAAACTGTAGTGTCTTTTTGCATACATGTCAAACAGGGTTATATTATTTATTCCTTAATCCTAAAATACTTTAGACTGAAGTATATCAAAAGATTTGGCTTCTCATTTTCCTTTAATCATTCCAAAATCCGTTCAAAGAGAAACTTACATTTCTGAACAACATTTTGGGTATGGGATTTTTTCTTTAGCTGTAGTTGTGACAATAAGTCGAGATATTTTTTAGGGATACTTTCCTTGTCTGTGAGGAAGAAAGTCAGGTGTTGGATGAAAAGGTGATTTTGGTACCAATCAAACAATGCCAATCTTAAAGTGCCCATATGCTGATGTACGTCGGGAACAAAAATCGAATTGAAACCGGATTCTATTCTCAAATTTTCCAATGCAATGATTACCCGGAGGCCTTCATAGATATCTTTTAAGGCTTTGCTGTCAAGATTTGTTTTCTGTTCCAGATTGAAATATTCAAGTTCCTCATTGATGATTTGAGTGGTGGCTGTATTGATCATCAAGGGTTTGAGACCTTTGCTGAAGTTGAAAGCATCTTCATATAGTTTTTCCCAAATGTGAAAAGGTGTTCCGACGATAAGATCATAAGCTTCTGCATAAAGCTTTTTTTTGTCGCTTTCCAATGATTTCAGGTAAGTACTGAAAACCATATTATTTTGGATTTTCAGTGATTCTACCTGAGACAAAACCATTTTAAGGTGTTTGACTTTTTTCAGTTTTTTAAAAATATCCTTAAAAGGAGAAAAAAGCTTAAACTTCAATTTATCCTCTTCAAAATGTATCCGCGACAATAAATCAATGTATATCTCCAGAAAAATTAATTTTTCTTCTAATTCAATGGCTTTTTTTCCCTTGAATTCCTTACCCAAGGAAGAAAAATGGATTTTAGCTTTTTCAAATTGTTGCTGGAATAATCCAAAAATTGGAGATATTT
This window of the Aquiflexum balticum DSM 16537 genome carries:
- a CDS encoding ABC transporter permease; protein product: MLKNYFLTAWRIMVRQKGYSAINILGLSLGIAASILISIYIIDELSYDKFQKDGEYIFRVYMQGKMQDNAFEVAMTPAPMSRALMEEVPEVEDAIRFGIFRTMPMQYEDKTFTEDKMMVADPNFFDFFTFELLQGDPKTALVGPDKLIITESGAKKYFGEENPLGKIILRGSEKRASEVTGVVADPPHNSHLDFDMILSGESWDYMKNEQWSSSNLYTYFKIHPGADANKVQEALDIFITKYFGLEIEKFLGISMEQFKAAGNSAGFFLQPMLDIHLKSNLQDEIKPTGNIQYLYIFGAVALFIIIIACINFMNLSTARSANRAKEVGVRKSVGALRSKLVGQFLSESILYSLISTFIATILILILLRPFNNLSGKSLDLWIFLNPLVPIGLMIFAVLIGVLAGSYPAFYLTSFNPAHVLKGKIRNAAKRSSFRNGLVIFQFLVSISLIISSMVVYKQLKYMQDKNLGFEKENVINLLHTMSLGQNAKAFKNEVMSYAEFGPASFANSLPPNIDWNSVFKTSDTGQDFLCNLNFVDHEHLDAMGYKMVQGRFFSRDFISDSAAIILNETAFRQMGWTEIDGGQRVAGFWGNNEEPVEKTVIGVIGDFNFESLHHTVRPLIMSLGSEPNYEMAIKMTPGNVAEKIALLETIWKKHSNGNAFEYSFIDANFNSLFKSEQKMGNIILVFTILAIGIACLGLFGLAAYTTEQRSKEISIRKALGASLANLVTILSKDFTLLVLLSFIIAGPLSYYIMNNFWLKNFAYRIKIDILMILGAGLISIVIAWLTVSYQSFKTASSNPVDYLRND
- a CDS encoding bestrophin family protein, translating into MYAKRHYSFWMTLRWSRKSLINGLLYSTLIIIFYEITGLEITLPWEPISVIGIAVAFYLGFKNNSSYDRTWEARKIWGAIFNDSRSFTTAILTLLEGENTDEVKKLKKSIIYRHLAWLHALKYLLRKKKSWEHDEDPLKLVFTPTFRDNYTNELKDDLELFISQDEWDYYIKKTNIPTHILKKQTEVIQELKAKGLISDYKHVWLHQFISRFFDNQGMCERIKNFPLPRQYASTALWMNYVFCALIPFGLLNIFESSKVLHVWLTIPFSGLIIWIFFLMDRIGDYSENPFEAAYNDVPISSIARSIEIDLREMLEDKDIPGPYPEENGFLM
- a CDS encoding YybH family protein, whose product is MKFYLNFFSVLIILTFIISCDQNKKMEVNSDVNTITSISAERAKAFNEGNAAGIAKHFTDDAYLMAPDFPTKRGQKAIEEYYQSIFDEFETALESGYEDVKVDGDLAYGRGFAKVWLTPKSGGEKIYSESKYLNILERQSDGTWKTTYDIWNSND
- a CDS encoding FAD-dependent oxidoreductase — translated: MKRRNFLFGLALGSGALAISPFQQLSAKDGLSRKVSVSENNRSFQADVIIAGGGLGGCASALAALRNGLSVVMTEETDWIGGQITQQGVPPDEHPWIETHGAPESYRYFRTAVREYYKNNYPLTEEAASKEFLNPGDGSVSRLCHEPKVALAVLHAMLAPFESTGKLVLLLNHQVKSADYQGNRVKSLTAKSLLSGKEVLLTAPYFVDATELGDLLPLTKTAYVTGTESKAETGELHAPVKGNPENNQSFTVCFAMDYVKGEEWTIPKPADYDFWKNYVPDLTPPWPGKMLAMHYSNPQTLQPKSLGFHPEGFPTGDLLNLWLYRRILNKNNFTPGLYSGDISLVNWPQNDYIPGNIVDVSEAEFQKHFNGGKQLSLSFLYWLQTEVERPDGGKGWKGLRLRNDVMGTEDGMAKYPYVRESRRIKALFTVLEEHVGKEQRASVSGLSGDELKAATFDDSVGIGYYHIDLHPSSRGDNYIDFPSLPFQIPLGALIPQNMENLLPANKNIGTTHITNGCYRLHPVEWSIGEAVGMLVPFAIAKNVTPKTVREDKTLLREFQAMVRSQGVETEW